The region AGCTTGCCACTAGAAATATGCAGCTTGTTCCAAGAGGCACTCAAAATGTCGTTGAGGCGTATTTGGAGGGCGTTACAGCTATGGGTAAAGACGTGCTAGGAAGCGAGCAGCTAGCTAGAAAATACCTTCCGCTTGTTGCAACTATAGGTTTTGTAGTATTTTTTTCAAACGCTATCGGTATCATTCCGGGCTTTGAGTCGCCTACATCAAGCCTAAATTTGACACTGACACTTGCTCTTGTCGTGTTTGTTTATTATAACTTTGAAGGCATTAGAAAAAACGGAGTTATTAAGTATTTTGCGCATTTTATGGGACCTAGCAAGGTTTTAGCACCACTTATGTTTTTGGTTGAAGTTGTTTCACACCTTTCACGTATAGTTTCTTTATCTTTCCGTCTTTTTGGAAATATCAAGGGTGATGATTTGTTTCTTATGGTTATGCTTGCGCTTGCGCCTGTTATCGCACCGTTTCCTGCGTATGCTCTACTAACGCTTATGGCCGTGCTTCAGACATTTATCTTTATGATGCTTACTTATGTGTATCTTGCGGGTGCTATTTTAATAAGCGACGAACATTAAAATTTAATTTTACCGACTCAAATTACGGTCGGTAAAATTTAAAATTTCTCACTATTTTTATCCTCAAATTTCAAATAAAATCGCTGTTTTTAGATAAGTTAAAAGAAATAATTGCTAAAATAACGCTTAAAATTTGCGCTATAAATTCACGGCGTATTCTTAACAAAAAGGTTAATTATGTTTGAAGTCGTAATCGGTCTTGAGGTTCATACTCAGCTTAATACAAAAACGAAAATTTTCTGCTCCTGCTCGACAAGTTTTGGCGATGAAGCAAATACTCATGTCTGTCCCGTTTGTCTAGCGCTTCCAGGAGCCTTGCCTGTGCTAAATAAAGAAGCCGTTAGAAAGGCTATAAGCTTTGGCACTGCGGTAAATGCAACTATAAATAAAAAATCGGTTTTTAATAGAAAAAATTACTTTTATCCGGATCTTCCAAAGGCTTATCAAATTTCTCAGTTTGAAGTGCCTATAGTAGAAAATGGCGAGCTTTTTATCGATGTAAATGGCGAGAAAAAGCGCATAGGTATCACCAGAGCCCATCTTGAAGAAGATGCCGGCAAAAACATCCACGAAGGAAGCGTTAGCTTTGTTGATCTTAATAGAGCGGGAACTCCTTTACTTGAGATAGTTAGTGAACCTGATTTAAGAAGTAGCGATGAGGCGGTAGCTTACCTTAAAAAGCTTCATTCTATTTTGAGATTTTTAAACATAAGCGATGCAAACATGCAAGAAGGAAGCTTTCGTTGCGATGCAAACGTAAGCATTAGACCCAAGGGCGATACGAAACTTTACACAAGAGTTGAGATTAAAAACTTAAATTCCTTTAAATTTATTCAAAAAGCTATTGATTACGAAGTGCAGCGCCAAAGCATAGCGTGGGAAGATGGCAAATACGATGAGGAAGTTTATCAAGAAACAAGACTTTTTGATACGGTAAATTTGGTTACAAAATCAATGC is a window of Campylobacter sp. CCUG 57310 DNA encoding:
- a CDS encoding F0F1 ATP synthase subunit A, with the translated sequence MKDLFLFSGLISHSHSFTYAAHFLLVTLIILVVAKLATRNMQLVPRGTQNVVEAYLEGVTAMGKDVLGSEQLARKYLPLVATIGFVVFFSNAIGIIPGFESPTSSLNLTLTLALVVFVYYNFEGIRKNGVIKYFAHFMGPSKVLAPLMFLVEVVSHLSRIVSLSFRLFGNIKGDDLFLMVMLALAPVIAPFPAYALLTLMAVLQTFIFMMLTYVYLAGAILISDEH
- the gatB gene encoding Asp-tRNA(Asn)/Glu-tRNA(Gln) amidotransferase subunit GatB → MFEVVIGLEVHTQLNTKTKIFCSCSTSFGDEANTHVCPVCLALPGALPVLNKEAVRKAISFGTAVNATINKKSVFNRKNYFYPDLPKAYQISQFEVPIVENGELFIDVNGEKKRIGITRAHLEEDAGKNIHEGSVSFVDLNRAGTPLLEIVSEPDLRSSDEAVAYLKKLHSILRFLNISDANMQEGSFRCDANVSIRPKGDTKLYTRVEIKNLNSFKFIQKAIDYEVQRQSIAWEDGKYDEEVYQETRLFDTVNLVTKSMRGKEDSAEYRYFPDPDLLPVEIPEDMYNEAIKIPELAEQKVARYIKDYDIKEDDAKNLVSSAEMAKYFEDLVGANISPKLCSTWLLVELLGRLKNGVTIENSPVNSAKMATLLARIEDGTISGKAAKEILDFLMENDISVDDAIEKLGLKQVSDDGAILAIIDEILNANTDKVAEYKSGKDKLFGFFVGQVMKEGKGAFNPSKVNELLKTKL